A stretch of Saccharothrix texasensis DNA encodes these proteins:
- a CDS encoding ABC transporter permease: protein MSTSLMNPSEAPSTVPPPRKARRIPGWAVGALGVAGAVVLLSTTSYLTGVPQLTSTGTIQTAVRLALPILLAALGGLWAERAGVVNIGLEGMMIMGTWGAAWAGYQWGPWAALVSAAVFGALGGLLHAIATVTFGVNHIVSGVAINLLGAGLTKYLSTLIFFPLSNNPRESPAVPKFDTYSASGLSEWLGELEAQQRVGLSDVAGILRGLVTGVSPLTMLAILLVIGSYLVLWRTRFGLRLRSCGENPVAAESLGVNVYLYKYVAVISSGALAGIGGAALVLNPGQPGYLEGQTNGRGFIGLAAMIFGNWRPGGLLGGAALFGYADGLQLRSGGKTFLALIYGAVLLLVVIVIWQLVRRRWFAAAFGILAAGLLYAVYYSVDEVPSELTTYAPHLVTLVVLAVASQRLRMPAADGVVYRRG, encoded by the coding sequence ATGAGCACTTCCTTGATGAACCCGTCCGAGGCCCCTTCCACCGTCCCGCCGCCGCGCAAGGCGCGGCGGATCCCCGGCTGGGCCGTCGGCGCGCTGGGCGTGGCGGGCGCGGTCGTGCTGCTGTCCACCACGTCGTACCTGACGGGTGTGCCGCAGCTGACGTCCACCGGCACCATCCAGACCGCGGTGCGGTTGGCGCTGCCGATCCTCCTGGCGGCCCTCGGCGGCCTGTGGGCGGAACGCGCGGGCGTGGTGAACATCGGCCTCGAAGGCATGATGATCATGGGCACGTGGGGTGCGGCGTGGGCCGGCTACCAGTGGGGCCCGTGGGCGGCGCTGGTGTCGGCGGCCGTGTTCGGCGCGCTGGGCGGTCTCCTGCACGCCATCGCCACGGTGACGTTCGGGGTCAACCACATCGTGTCCGGTGTGGCGATCAACCTGCTCGGCGCGGGCCTGACCAAGTACCTCTCCACGCTGATCTTCTTCCCGCTGTCGAACAACCCGCGCGAGTCGCCCGCCGTGCCGAAGTTCGACACCTACTCCGCGTCCGGGCTGTCCGAGTGGCTGGGCGAGCTCGAGGCGCAGCAGCGAGTGGGCCTGTCCGACGTCGCCGGCATCCTGCGCGGCCTCGTCACCGGCGTGTCCCCGTTGACCATGCTGGCGATCCTGCTGGTGATCGGCAGCTACCTGGTGCTGTGGCGGACCCGGTTCGGCCTGCGGCTGCGGTCGTGCGGCGAGAACCCGGTGGCCGCGGAGTCCCTCGGCGTCAACGTCTACCTCTACAAGTACGTCGCGGTGATCTCCTCGGGCGCGCTCGCCGGCATCGGCGGCGCGGCCCTCGTGCTCAACCCCGGCCAACCCGGCTACCTCGAGGGCCAGACCAACGGCCGCGGGTTCATCGGCCTCGCCGCGATGATCTTCGGCAACTGGCGGCCCGGCGGCCTGCTCGGCGGCGCGGCCCTGTTCGGCTACGCCGACGGGTTGCAGCTGCGGTCGGGCGGCAAGACGTTCCTCGCGCTGATCTACGGCGCGGTGCTGCTGCTCGTGGTGATCGTCATCTGGCAGCTGGTCCGCCGCCGCTGGTTCGCCGCCGCGTTCGGCATCCTGGCCGCCGGCCTGCTCTACGCCGTGTACTACTCGGTGGACGAGGTGCCGAGCGAGCTGACCACCTACGCGCCCCACCTGGTGACGCTGGTCGTCCTCGCGGTCGCCTCCCAGCGATTGCGCATGCCCGCGGCGGACGGGGTGGTGTACCGCCGTGGTTGA